The following coding sequences are from one Haloplasma contractile SSD-17B window:
- a CDS encoding SDR family NAD(P)-dependent oxidoreductase codes for MKKLNGKWAFVTGSSRGIGQQIAKGLANHGCNIILHGRKMENTKETIELLKQYDVEVDAVGGELTSQEDIRKIIDYINSKYQIDILYNNAGIQNKYEDIFNHGTDVWQQVFHINLFSLSEFCNAFAPKMKERGYGRIINLSSGIRDIPQMAPYSASKAAVDKYTQDLAFELKDTNVLVNYIDPGWLRTDLGGEWAPNDVTTVLPGILVPALLEDNGPSGQGFSAQDFKETE; via the coding sequence GTGAAAAAATTAAATGGTAAATGGGCTTTTGTCACAGGTTCAAGTAGGGGGATAGGACAACAAATCGCTAAAGGACTTGCAAATCATGGATGTAATATTATTTTACACGGAAGAAAGATGGAAAATACAAAGGAAACGATTGAATTGTTGAAGCAATATGACGTGGAGGTAGATGCTGTAGGTGGAGAATTAACCTCACAAGAGGATATTAGAAAAATCATAGACTATATTAATTCCAAGTATCAAATTGATATTCTTTATAATAATGCAGGGATCCAGAATAAATACGAGGATATTTTTAACCATGGTACAGATGTATGGCAACAAGTGTTTCATATAAACCTATTTAGTCTTTCTGAGTTTTGTAATGCATTTGCACCGAAAATGAAAGAGCGTGGTTATGGACGTATCATTAATCTTAGCTCAGGAATTAGAGATATTCCACAGATGGCACCATATAGTGCATCAAAGGCTGCAGTGGATAAATATACACAAGACTTGGCGTTTGAATTAAAAGATACAAATGTTCTAGTAAATTATATTGACCCAGGTTGGTTGAGAACGGATTTAGGAGGAGAATGGGCACCGAACGATGTTACAACTGTGCTACCTGGGATATTAGTACCTGCCCTGCTAGAAGACAATGGACCTAGTGGCCAGGGATTTTCAGCACAAGATTTCAAAGAAACTGAGTAA